A DNA window from Anaerocolumna sp. AGMB13020 contains the following coding sequences:
- a CDS encoding DUF5081 family protein — MLFKEEELICFNSVLDGKRIFGTNFSAPKEISKEYIEKTLSQLAENKFLDENKKPTESFCLAVKVLEEYKESQRYLIMNQMNIAFAKDKKNIICLGKTDKGYEMTVLKKELFLYEYMRNIPFLAEEDSKERIAAKTEFEEWYQDLESPELRNITFLQEFEQNKSGGTYILYQKENQGYLYEPASKQMKRGGSLQFRQLLLKLFQINSKEGVYNGC; from the coding sequence ATGCTGTTCAAGGAAGAGGAACTTATCTGTTTTAACAGTGTATTAGATGGAAAGCGAATATTTGGCACAAATTTCAGTGCACCTAAAGAAATATCAAAGGAATACATAGAGAAGACCCTGTCACAGCTGGCAGAGAACAAGTTTTTAGATGAGAATAAGAAACCGACCGAAAGCTTTTGCCTTGCAGTAAAGGTATTGGAAGAATACAAGGAATCACAGCGGTATCTGATAATGAATCAGATGAATATCGCTTTTGCAAAAGATAAAAAAAACATTATATGTCTCGGTAAGACCGATAAGGGTTATGAAATGACGGTCTTAAAAAAGGAATTGTTCTTATATGAATATATGAGGAATATCCCTTTTCTGGCAGAAGAGGATTCCAAGGAGAGAATAGCAGCAAAGACGGAATTTGAAGAATGGTACCAGGATTTAGAGAGTCCGGAATTAAGGAATATCACTTTCCTGCAGGAATTTGAGCAGAATAAATCCGGTGGTACCTATATCCTATACCAGAAAGAGAACCAGGGCTATCTCTATGAGCCTGCTTCCAAGCAGATGAAGCGGGGTGGCTCACTGCAATTCAGACAGCTGCTGCTGAAGTTATTTCAGATAAACAGTAAGGAGGGAGTATATAATGGCTGCTAA
- a CDS encoding transposase: MEKCFSGEDLREELVPVSHNRCSTKTCEKIIDTIRNDKVKENEHQESRDVVTKGIVSDLQHYEKQLQEVDAELEKLYHFLGCTLTTIPGVNITTAVKMLAEIGDINRFSNASKLAQFAGIAPLKLSSAGKGTDKASKQGNRRLQATMYFLAVQMIQVSSKGTARNPAFRAYYDGRIAEGKNGQKVLICISRRLINIIYGMLKSGTEYRMPEVKESNTDSDKM, from the coding sequence ATGGAAAAATGTTTCTCAGGAGAGGACTTAAGAGAAGAATTAGTTCCTGTGAGCCACAACCGCTGTTCCACCAAGACCTGTGAAAAGATAATAGATACCATCAGAAATGACAAAGTGAAAGAAAATGAACATCAAGAATCCAGAGATGTGGTAACAAAAGGGATTGTTAGTGATTTGCAGCATTATGAAAAGCAGTTACAGGAAGTGGATGCAGAGTTAGAAAAGCTGTATCATTTCCTTGGTTGTACCTTAACCACAATTCCTGGTGTAAATATCACGACAGCAGTGAAAATGCTCGCAGAGATTGGCGATATCAACCGCTTTTCCAATGCATCGAAACTGGCACAGTTTGCAGGTATCGCACCGTTGAAACTGTCGTCGGCAGGAAAAGGTACGGATAAGGCATCCAAACAGGGTAACCGAAGATTACAGGCTACCATGTACTTTTTAGCGGTACAGATGATACAGGTATCGTCTAAGGGAACAGCTAGAAATCCAGCATTTCGAGCATATTATGATGGAAGAATAGCAGAAGGGAAGAATGGTCAGAAGGTCTTGATATGCATATCGAGACGACTGATAAATATCATCTATGGAATGTTAAAAAGTGGTACAGAATATCGAATGCCTGAGGTAAAAGAAAGCAATACTGATTCCGATAAAATGTAA
- a CDS encoding TNT domain-containing protein, whose product MISEGKIFKRYGSNSGEFLGNATDSFESRALAPHSEGAEVHYYQLTEDYKMTMGEAAEWFGSDGGAEQFVKYKADGTKYTIKELEDMGILDDVTDLVNKGEINIE is encoded by the coding sequence ATGATATCAGAAGGAAAAATTTTCAAAAGATATGGCTCGAATAGTGGAGAATTTCTTGGAAATGCAACTGATTCTTTTGAATCTAGAGCACTTGCACCACATAGTGAAGGAGCTGAAGTGCATTATTATCAGTTGACAGAAGACTATAAAATGACAATGGGAGAGGCTGCTGAATGGTTTGGAAGTGATGGTGGCGCTGAACAATTTGTTAAGTATAAAGCCGATGGAACTAAATATACAATAAAAGAATTAGAAGACATGGGGATATTAGATGACGTTACAGATTTGGTAAATAAAGGAGAGATTAATATTGAATGA
- a CDS encoding DDE-type integrase/transposase/recombinase, translating to MDLFSRKIIAWTLSDTMEVCSVIETINKAKACRDTDFPLIIHSDRGSQYVSNAWREATVNMQRSYSHTGYPYDNACIESFHSLIKREWLNRFSIHNYNHAYKLVFEYIEAFYNTVRIHSHCDYLSPDEYEKLYERAKSLPAA from the coding sequence ATGGACTTATTTTCCAGAAAGATTATTGCCTGGACTCTTTCTGATACTATGGAAGTGTGTTCCGTTATCGAAACAATCAATAAAGCAAAAGCTTGTCGAGACACCGATTTTCCTTTGATTATACACTCAGACCGTGGTAGCCAGTATGTTTCTAATGCCTGGCGAGAAGCCACTGTAAATATGCAACGAAGTTATTCTCATACTGGCTATCCTTACGACAATGCCTGTATTGAATCTTTCCATTCTCTCATCAAACGAGAATGGTTGAACCGGTTTAGTATTCATAACTACAACCATGCATATAAGCTTGTTTTTGAATATATTGAAGCCTTTTATAACACCGTCAGAATACACAGCCATTGTGATTATTTGTCTCCAGACGAATATGAAAAACTGTATGAGAGGGCTAAGTCTCTGCCTGCTGCTTAA
- a CDS encoding IS3 family transposase, which produces MTEAIYTEVSAKVEASKVTKRRVSTSGMLKFLGVSRSGYHAFLNRKVSSTKQRKEAVKKEIQKIYDSSKQNYGAPKVTKELRKSGETIAQRTVGKYMREMGIKAQWIKPWTTTTRDSDFSDELHNILDEQFNPERPNAVWCTDINYIWTQDGFVYLTALWTYFPERLLPGLFLILWKCVPLSKQSIKQKLVETPIFL; this is translated from the coding sequence TTGACAGAAGCTATCTATACCGAAGTTTCTGCCAAGGTAGAGGCATCTAAAGTTACAAAACGCCGAGTCTCTACTTCCGGAATGCTGAAATTTTTAGGCGTGTCTCGCTCTGGATATCATGCTTTTCTGAACCGAAAAGTCTCTTCCACCAAGCAACGTAAAGAGGCTGTCAAAAAGGAAATCCAGAAGATTTATGATAGTTCAAAACAGAATTACGGCGCTCCTAAAGTCACCAAGGAACTTCGCAAATCTGGGGAAACCATTGCCCAGCGCACAGTAGGTAAATACATGCGTGAAATGGGTATCAAAGCTCAGTGGATTAAACCTTGGACCACTACAACCAGAGACTCTGATTTCAGTGATGAACTTCACAACATTCTTGATGAACAGTTTAATCCAGAACGCCCTAATGCTGTCTGGTGTACCGATATCAATTATATTTGGACACAGGACGGATTTGTCTATCTCACTGCGTTATGGACTTATTTTCCAGAAAGATTATTGCCTGGACTCTTTCTGATACTATGGAAGTGTGTTCCGTTATCGAAACAATCAATAAAGCAAAAGCTTGTCGAGACACCGATTTTCCTTTGA